In a genomic window of Phacochoerus africanus isolate WHEZ1 chromosome 6, ROS_Pafr_v1, whole genome shotgun sequence:
- the CCN1 gene encoding CCN family member 1 — protein sequence MSSRTARTLALAVTLLHLARLALSTCPAACHCPLEAPKCAPGVGLVGDGCGCCKVCAKQLNEDCSKTQPCDHTKGLECNFGASPTAQKGICRAQSEGRPCEYNSRIYQNGESFQPNCKHQCTCIDGAVGCVPLCPQELSLPDLGCPNPRLVKVTGQCCEEWLCDEDGATDPMDDRDGLPGKALAFDASEVELTRNNELIAFGKGGSLKRLPVFGAEPRVLYTPPLLGQKCIVQTTSWSQCSKTCGTGISTRVTNDNPDCRLVKETRICEVRPCGQPAFGSLKKGKRCSKTRKAPEPVKFTYAGCSSVKKYRPKYCGSCVDGRCCAPQQTRTVKMRFRCEDGETFAKNVMMIQSCRCSYSCPHANEAAFPFYRLFNDIHKFRD from the exons ATGAGCTCCCGCACCGCCAGGACGCTCGCCCTCGCCGTCACCCTGCTCCACTTGGCCAGGCTG GCGCTCTCCACCTGCCCCGCCGCCTGCCACTGCCCCCTGGAGGCGCCCAAGTGCGCCCCCGGAGTCGGCCTGGTCGGGGACGGCTGCGGCTGCTGCAAGGTCTGCGCCAAGCAGCTCAACGAGGACTGCAGCAAGACGCAGCCCTGCGACCACACCAAGGGGCTGGAATGCAACTTCGGCGCCAGCCCCACCGCTCAGAAGGGGATCTGCAGAG CTCAGTCAGAGGGCAGACCCTGCGAATATAACTCCAGAATCTACCAGAATGGGGAGAGTTTCCAGCCCAACTGTAAACACCAGTGCACATGCATCGACGGCGCCGTGGGCTGCGTTCCGCTGTGCCCGCAGGAGCTCTCCCTCCCCGACCTGGGCTGCCCCAACCCCCGGCTGGTCAAAGTCACCGGGCAGTGCTGCGAGGAGTGGCTCTGCGACGAGGACGGTGCCACGGACCCCATGGACGACAGGGACGGCCTCCCGGGCAAGGCGCTGGCCTTCGATGCCTCCGAGGTGGAGTTAACGAGAAACAACGAATTAATTGCCTTTGGAAAAGGCGGCTCCCTGAAGCGGCTCCCGG TTTTCGGAGCGGAGCCTCGCGTTCTCTACACCCCTCCTCTGCTCGGCCAGAAATGCATCGTTCAAACCACGTCGTGGTCCCAGTGCTCAAAGACCTGCGGAACTGGCATCTCCACCCGCGTCACCAATGACAACCCCGACTGCCGCCTGGTGAAGGAAACCCGCATCTGCGAGGTGCGGCCGTGTGGACAGCCGGCCTTCGGCAGCCTGAAA aAGGGCAAGAGATGCAGCAAGACCCGGAAAGCCCCCGAGCCGGTCAAGTTCACTTACGCCGGCTGCTCCAGCGTGAAGAAGTACCGGCCCAAGTACTGCGGCTCCTGCGTGGACGGCCGCTGCTGCGCGCCGCAGCAGACGCGGACCGTGAAGATGCGCTTCCGCTGCGAGGACGGGGAGACGTTTGCCAAGAACGTCATGATGATCCAGTCCTGCCGgtgcagctacagctgcccgcaCGCCAACGAGGCAGCCTTTCCCTTCTACCGGCTCTTCAACGACATTCACAAATTTAGGGACTAG